In Lutra lutra chromosome 13, mLutLut1.2, whole genome shotgun sequence, one genomic interval encodes:
- the MRPS2 gene encoding 28S ribosomal protein S2, mitochondrial translates to MAPAVPRLLGAGVWSRPLRPRLLPSATPGRPLPGGRTLTSAATSAVRAPESSTDVSDRILSEPLKHSDFFSVKELFSVRSLFNARVHLGHKAGCRHRFMEPYIFGSRLGQDIIDLEQTAVHLQLALNFTAHVAYRKGIILFAGRNRRFSHLIETTARDCGEYAHTRYFKGGLLTNAPLLLGPGVRLPDLIIFLHTLNNVFEPHVAVRDAAKMHIPTVGIVDTNCNPCLITYPVPGNDDSPPAVQLFCRLFQTTIHRAKEKRRQMEALYRLQGPVEQGAGGQGPAAPPSLGA, encoded by the exons ATGGCGCCCGCCGTGCCCCGGCTGCTCGGCGCGG GTGTCTGGTCCCGGCCGCTGCGGCCGCGCCTGCTGCCGAGCGCGACCCCGGGGCGACCCCTGCCGGGCGGCAGGACCCTGACGAGCGCCGCGACCTCCGCCGTCCGCGCGCCCGAGAGCAGCACCG aTGTCAGCGACAGGATCCTCAGTGAGCCCCTCAAGCACTCTGACTTCTTCAGCGTCAAGGAGTTGTTTTCCGTGAGAAGTCTCTTCAACGCCCGCGTGCACCTGGGCCACAAAGCAGGCTGTCGGCACAG GTTTATGGAGCCCTACATCTTTGGGAGCCGTCTCGGCCAGGACATCATCGACCTGGAGCAGACGGCCGTGCACCTGCAGCTGGCCTTGAACTTCACGGCCCACGTGGCCTATCGCAAGGGCATCATCTTGTTCGCGGGCCGGAACCGGCGGTTCTCACACCTGATTGAGACCACGGCCCGGGACTGCGGCGAGTACGCGCACACGCGCTACTTCAAGGGCGGCCTGCTGACCAATGCCCCTCTCCTCTTGGGCCCCGGGGTCCGCCTGCCGGACCTCATCATCTTCCTGCACACGCTCAATAACGTCTTTGAGCCGCACGTCGCTGTGAGAGATGCGGCCAAGATGCACATCCCCACGGTGGGCATCGTGGACACCAACTGTAACCCCTGCCTCATCACCTACCCCGTCCCCGGCAACGACGACTCGCCCCCGGCCGTCCAGCTCTTCTGCAGGCTCTTCCAGACCACGATCCACCGGGCCAAGGAGAAGCGGAGGCAGATGGAGGCCCTGTATCGTCTGCAGGGCCCAGTGGAGCAGGGGGCCGGGGGCCAGGGGCCggctgcccctccttccctgggaGCCTAG
- the PIERCE1 gene encoding piercer of microtubule wall 1 protein, producing MRASPPPPTASWRGAFKAGPPGSRDSAVAWQRDAARSPSVSRRSPERRRMAQAGPRACAAAAEPPAPVPPAPPAPAPPALPQRTSDCYRVDDDLPARFNNPAWFRGYGTKKAMSVYRTSNGAYGSRAPTVHEMPKVFYPNSNKFSRQLAAGGMFRNNTFNVSMEKSIVTGPDNYITPYDRFNFHPSYNVSRPSICDWPAS from the exons ATGCGGGCgtcgcccccaccccccaccgcttccTGGCGCGGCGCCTTTAAGGCCGGGCCGCCAGGGTCACGTGACTCCGCCGTCGCCTGGCAACGGGACGCCGCGCGGTCTCCCTCGGTCTCCCGCCGCAGCCCCGAGCGCAGGCGCATGGCCCAGGCGGGCCCGCGAGCGTGCGCGGCGGCAGCGGAGCCCCCGGCCCCGGTACCCCCggcccccccggcccccgccccccccgcgcTCCCGCAGAGGACCAGCGACTGCTACCGCGTGGACGACGACCTGCCGGCCAGGTTCAACAACCCGGCGTGGTTTCGGGGCTACGG GACCAAGAAGGCCATGTCAGTGTACAGGACCAGTAACGGTGCCTACGGGAGCAGAGCCCCCACTGTGCACGAGATGCCG AAAGTATTTTATCCAAATTCGAATAAATTTTCCAGACAACTTGCAGCTGGTGGAATGTTCCGGAACAATACCTTCAACGTTTCCATGGAGAAGAGCATTGTGACGGGTCCTGACAACTACATCACCCCCTACGACCGGTTCAACTTCCACCCCAGTTACAACGTCAGCAGGCCGTCCATCTGTGATTGGCCGGCCTCCTGA
- the PPP1R26 gene encoding LOW QUALITY PROTEIN: protein phosphatase 1 regulatory subunit 26 (The sequence of the model RefSeq protein was modified relative to this genomic sequence to represent the inferred CDS: inserted 1 base in 1 codon), translated as MFLMNAPPVVALQSKWEAFGTPGSFRFPGCFSEPKEGVSRASVSAQVQMVISALQGDQAALGMSDELAVHRSQRAEKGQDARLAATPTFTACGLSTDFVPSRVEEAADFGPLVLDSDSDDSVDRDIEEAIQEYLKAKSGAAQLPGATEGGRRSKPEVPLSSTLNSPCPPKLAPSPGGTPGSRAGAGRDRGSASPVSVSSDDSFEQSIQAEIEQFLNEKRQHETPRCEVSVDAKPDLSNNVVRSAFRSGKEPTVKTHQQEVMGACKDFLFRKPPRLAKVSARPRGLRSKATAEPESTDPRPAEAAQSKGVVRRSAGPGRRATRAKSAALVSRASGSSSDDGIEEAIQLYQLEKRKEAGGDPPQRMLGGEGREPDPPSRSTGHATKGTLPETRRKTPGRRKPTAPKAADLSPGGPDPAHPSKPPRNPRAAENELAERPPCRADTSAELMCAEAILDISKTILPAPAVGSERPLPAGPLXLPPDRASCCDGDSSSVDSNDSIEQEIRTFLALKAQSGAWLARAESCPQTTLSPAPPPGPRVPSSKTLGLSLSCKRKRRGGSHAGPLSTPKKAREMVQEGARDPDHSPVSAQPGQAPRAEGQTKGQPIPCRPREVGDQHGGPGGSVWPGHGNMAPAPSAGEQGSSEDKSSSLDSDEDLDSAIKDLLRSRRRLKKRWRDPRAARKRKVRFSTTEPQFLHKLGGLRRDWTDRSPHLLKSCLSKPRKDNRENLGEKALSISCRDPERTRADGAGPGDAPPALPLRRRASEGNLFCEAATCELQGAAPSPQPPPEDSSSVDSDDSIELEIRKFLAEKAKESGSGSEAPGGGPAAPGMGSVPRPELPCRKGPVPALAPHPGVCTRSQRGRGSPQQAGGPGGAGRAFLPGGRSGPRTEQACLPRAVARHTSMAGALSAKGSAAGRRLVCTHKDQSPRGTERARERALGSLPARAEVGTRAESPGVAFAVTTQGQSPRTQKLGADGLGSPQASLALPWANFAHQSRLQSTWALSPEGREAVWRGGLGGQREQGQEGQDPKKGLPFTGFSSLLSTQLFHFGKSVSWGGKQAGVFSPPLSLPLQGPAFSAFRETPAGHSPVFGSAPLLTKKEGGHWPGRKSQAACGLHARRNSGSEEDVLDLRYRRGATGGGSEAQEALGSDSSEFSDTSVEEGGGSGAKGKALQP; from the exons ATGTTTCTCATGAACGCCCCTCCTGTGGTCGCTCTCCAGTCCAAATGGGAGGCCTTCGGCACACCAGGAAGCTTTAGGTTTCCTGGGTGCTTCTCGGAGCCGAAGGAGGGCGTCTCGAGGGCTTCGGTGAGTGCCCAAGTGCAGATGGTCATCAGCGCGCTCCAGGGCGACCAGGCTGCTCTGGGCATGAGCGATGAGCTTGCCGTGCACAGGagccagagagcagagaaaggccAGGACGCCAGGCTGGCCGCCACCCCCACATTTACTGCCTGTGGTCTCAGCACTGATTTTGTCCCTTCGAGGGTGGAGGAAGCCGCAGACTTTGGCCCCTTGGTGCTGGATTCGGACAGCGATGACTCCGTGGACCGGGACATCGAGGAAGCGATCCAGGAGTACCTGAAGGCCAAGAGCGGGGCCGCCCAGCTGCCTGGGGCCACGGAGGGGGGCAGGCGGTCCAAACCAGAAGTTCCTCTGAGTAGCACCCTGAATTCCCCGTGTCCCCCGAAGTTGGCACCCAGCCCAGGAGGCACTCCTGGCAGCCGCGCGGGAGCCGGCCGAGACCGGGGCTCTGCCTCCCCGGTTAGCGTTAGCAGCGACGACTCCTTTGAGCAGAGCATCCAGGCAGAGATCGAACAGTTTCTGAACGAGAAAAGGCAACACGAGACCCCAAGATGTGAGGTTTCTGTGGACGCGAAACCAGACCTCAGCAATAACGTGGTCAGATCAGCATTTAGATCCGGCAAAGAGCCGACAGTCAAGACGCATCAGCAGGAAGTGATGGGAGCCTGCAAGGACTTTCTCTTCCGGAAACCTCCCAGGCTAGCCAAGGTGAGCGCGAGGCCCCGAGGCCTCAGGTCCAAGGCCACTGCCGAGCCAGAGAGCACGGACCCCCGCCCTGCAGAAGCAGCGCAGAGTAAAGGCGTGGTCAGGAGGAGCGCTGGCCCTGGGCGGAGGGCCACGCGAGCCAAGAGCGCAGCCCTGGTGTCCAGGGCGTCTGGCTCCAGCAGCGATGATGGCATTGAGGAGGCCATCCAGCTGTACCagctggagaagaggaaggaggcggGCGGAGACCCGCCGCAGAGaatgctgggtggggaggggagggagcccgACCCTCCCTCGCGCAGCACAGGCCATGCCACCAAAGGTACCTTGCCTGAAACCCGCAGGAAAACACCCGGCAGGAGGAAGCCCACAGCCCCGAAGGCCGCGGACCTCAGCCCAGGTGGCCctgaccctgcccacccctccaaGCCACCCAGAAATCCCAGAGCTGCTGAAAACGAGCTTGCGGAACGGCCGCCATGCCGGGCAGACACGTCCGCTGAGCTGATGTGTGCCGAAGCAATTTTGGACATTTCCAAAACCATCCTGCCGGCCCCTGCAGTGGGCAGTGAGAGACCCCTGCCCGCCGGCCCAC TCCTGCCCCCTGACCGTGCCTCCTGCTGCGATGGGGACAGCAGCTCTGTGGACAGCAATGACAGCATAGAGCAGGAAATCCGGACGTTCCTGGCTCTGAAGGCACAGTCAGGAGCTTGGCTGGCCCGAGCGGAGAGCTGCCCGCAGACCACTCTGAGCCCAGCACCGCCACCTGGCCCTAGGGTCCCCAGCTCTAAAACGCTGGGCCTGTCGCTGAGCTGCAAAAGGAAACGCAGAGGAGGCAGCCACGCCGGGCCACTGTCCACACCCAAGAAAGCGAGAGAGATGGTGCAGGAGGGCGCCCGGGATCCTGACCACAGCCCAGTGAGCGCACAGCCTGGCCAGGCCCCCAGGGCAGAAGGCCAGACCAAGGGCCAGCCCATCCCCTGCAGGCCCCGTGAGGTGGGCGACCAGCACGGTGGCCCCGGGGGCAGTGTGTGGCCTGGCCATGGGAACATGGCCCCAGCGCCGAGCGCTGGTGAGCAGGGCAGCTCTGAGGACAAGAGCAGCTCCCTGGACAGTGACGAGGACCTGGACTCCGCCATCAAGGACCTCCTGCGGTCCAGGCGGAGGCTCAAGAAGAGGTGGAGGGACCCCAGGGCCGCGCGCAAGAGGAAGGTCAGGTTCAGCACCACCGAGCCCCAGTTCTTGCATAAACTCGGTGGCTTGCGGAGGGACTGGACAGACAGAAGCCCCCATCTGTTGAAAAGCTGCCTCTCGAAGCCCAGAAAAGACAACAGGGAGAACCTGGGGGAAAAGGCTCTGAGCATCTCCTGCAGAGACCCGGAGAGAACCAGAGCAGATGGCGCGGGCCCCGGCGATGCGCCCCCGGCCCTCCCGCTCCGGAGAAGAGCGTCTGAAGGGAATCTGTTCTGTGAAGCCGCCACCTGCGAACTTCAAGGTGCAGCCCCCAGCCCTCAGCCTCCGCCCGAGGACAGCAGCTCTGTGGATAGTGATGACAGCATCGAGCTAGAGATCAGGAAGTTCTTGGCCGAAAAGGCCAAGGAGTCCGGGAGTGGCTCGGAAGCCCCAGGAGGGGGCCCAGCCGCCCCAGGGATGGGGAGTGTGCCTAGGCCAGAGCTGCCGTGCCGGAAGGGGCCGGTGCCCGCCCTGGCCCCTCATCCCGGTGTGTGCACGCGGAGCCAGCGGGGCAGGGGCAGTCCTCAACAGGCCGGAGGCCCGGGGGGTGCGGGGAGAGCCTTCCTTCCAGGCGGGAGGAGCGGCCCCCGAACAGAGCAGGCCTGCCTCCCCAGAGCCGTGGCCAGGCACACCAGCATGGCGGGGGCCCTGTCTGCCAAAGGGTCAGCTGCTGGTCGGAGACTGGTTTGCACCCACAAAGATCAGAGCCCGAGAGGGACCGAGCGTGCCAGGGAACGTGCTCTTGGCTCGCTGCCTGCTCGAGCTGAAGTGGGCACCCGGGCAGAAAGCCCCGGTGTGGCCTTTGCTGTGACGACCCAGGGCCAGAGCCCACGGACTCAGAAGCTGGGAGCAGATGGGCTAGGGAGCCCGCAGGCCAGCCTCGCCCTCCCGTGGGCCAACTTCGCCCACCAGAGTCGGCTGCAGAGCACGTGGGCGCTGagcccagaaggcagagaggctgtgTGGAGAGGGGGCCTCGGCggccagagagagcaggggcaggagggccaGGACCCCAAGAAAGGCCTGCCCTTCACGGGCTTCTCATCGCTGCTGTCCACACAGCTGTTCCACTTTGGAAAGAGCGTCTCCTGGGGCGGCAAGCAGGCCGGCGTCTTCAGCCCACCCCTGAGTCTGCCCCTGCAGGGCCCGGCCTTCTCAGCCTTCAGAGAGACCCCGGCCGGCCACAGCCCCGTGTTTGGAAGCGCACCCCTGCTCACGAAGAAAGAGGGGGGACACTGGCCCGGCCGGAAGTCCCAGGCGGCGTGTGGTCTGCACGCCAGGAGGAACTCGGGCTCCGAGGAGGACGTTCTAGACCTGCGGTACAGGCGGGGGGCCACCGGTGGAGGCAGTGAGGCCCAGGAGGCCTTGGGGAGTGACTCCAGCGAGTTCAGTGACACCTCCGTGGAGGAGGGCGGTGGCTCGGGGGCAAAGGGCAAAGCCCTCCAGCCATGA